One window from the genome of Diabrotica virgifera virgifera chromosome 6, PGI_DIABVI_V3a encodes:
- the LOC114326330 gene encoding autophagy-related protein 16-1, whose amino-acid sequence MTAYAETNSWRNSILNQLQERNKRETDLFQELVEEHTKIFENYNTLYTENIQLSIQVEKLKGRGSLGSNSSSLGDIKLQERIQHLEQKLLVQAEELTELHRRKGENAQQIIDLNALVQEKEKIIASKNVILAENAAKMVSLQAEISMLDKSKNELQYLWDTLRDEHQALQMLFTSLEDKLRKAQDENRQLVERLIKYKAKDADRMNEENDNFLKKRYAKMQKEIEEACKDTRGSPEELTEGYGPLCTSNLPASLNVKFDAHEGEVSAVKWSPLEKLLATGGADRKLKLWEISKGCYDSKGTLVGSNAGVMAIDFDSSGSLILGASNDYATRVWTIADQRLRHTLTGHSGKVMAAKFLGEASKVVTGSHDRTLKIWDLRSRACIETKFAGSSCNDLVTVDSAGSIIISGHFDKSIRFWDSRSESSANNVVLNGKVTSLDLTRDAKYLVCCVRDDTLKLLDLRMNQVVTLFSCDGFKVGCDYSRATFSPDGQYVAVGSADGSVYIWGVNSAKVETILKEHGAAVTATSWNPFGNFLTSVDRSKKAIVWSDM is encoded by the coding sequence ATGACGGCATACGCTGAGACCAATAGTTGGAGAAATTCCATCCTCAATCAATTACAGGAGAGAAACAAAAGAGAAACTGATCTATTTCAGGAACTAGTGGAAGAACATACCAAAATATTCGAAAATTACAATACGTTATATACAGAAAACATTCAGCTGTCAATACAAGTAGAAAAACTTAAGGGTAGGGGTAGTCTCGGATCCAATAGTTCTAGTCTTGGCGATATTAAACTCCAAGAACGAATACAGCACTTAGAGCAGAAACTGCTCGTTCAAGCCGAGGAACTGACGGAATTGCATCGAAGAAAGGGAGAAAATGCGCAACAGATAATCGATCTGAATGCTCTAGTTCAAGAAAAGGAGAAAATAATTGCTTCCAAAAATGTGATACTAGCAGAAAACGCGGCAAAAATGGTGTCTCTCCAAGCCGAAATTTCCATGTTAGACAAATCAAAAAACGAACTGCAATATCTTTGGGATACTCTTAGAGACGAACACCAAGCGCTCCAGATGCTGTTTACGTCATTAGAGGACAAATTGAGAAAGGCCCAAGACGAAAATAGGCAACTGGTAGAAAGACTTATAAAGTACAAAGCGAAGGACGCAGACCGCATGAACGAAGAAAACGATAATTTTCTTAAGAAACGCTACGCAAAGATGCAGAAAGAGATAGAAGAAGCGTGCAAAGATACTAGAGGATCACCCGAAGAACTGACTGAAGGTTATGGTCCTTTATGTACTTCGAACCTACCAGCTAGTTTAAATGTTAAGTTTGATGCCCACGAAGGAGAAGTTAGTGCTGTCAAATGGAGTCCTCTGGAGAAGCTTTTAGCTACGGGAGGTGCTGATCGCAAGTTGAAGCTTTGGGAAATTTCTAAAGGTTGCTACGATAGTAAAGGGACGTTAGTAGGTAGTAATGCCGGCGTTATGGCTATAGATTTCGATTCCTCGGGTTCTTTAATCTTAGGTGCTTCCAACGATTACGCTACTAGAGTGTGGACAATCGCAGACCAGAGGTTACGGCATACTTTAACTGGTCATTCTGGTAAAGTGATGGCTGCCAAATTCTTAGGGGAAGCTTCCAAGGTAGTCACCGGCAGTCATGACCGCACCTTGAAAATTTGGGACCTACGTAGTCGAGCTTGTATAGAGACCAAATTCGCAGGTTCCAGTTGCAATGATCTTGTTACGGTGGATAGTGCAGGTTCAATAATTATAAGTGGCCATTTTGATAAGAGTATAAGGTTTTGGGATAGCAGATCGGAATCTAGTGCCAATAACGTAGTTTTAAACGGTAAAGTTACTTCGTTAGATTTAACAAGAGATGCCAAGTATCTCGTTTGCTGCGTCAGGGATGATACCCTTAAACTTCTCGATCTACGGATGAACCAAGTAGTGACGCTGTTCAGCTGCGATGGTTTTAAGGTGGGATGCGACTATTCGAGAGCGACTTTCAGTCCCGATGGGCAGTACGTCGCTGTTGGGTCGGCCGATGGGTCAGTATACATTTGGGGCGTGAATAGCGCTAAAGTGGAGACGATACTCAAGGAACACGGAGCTGCAGTTACCGCGACATCTTGGAACCCCTTCGGGAACTTTCTTACTAGTGTAGATCGTTCTAAGAAAGCAATAGTGTGGAGCGATATGTAA